Proteins from a single region of Parasedimentitalea psychrophila:
- a CDS encoding polyamine ABC transporter substrate-binding protein, with protein MTFKTMTLTAIIALNSAAAMAEEVRVYNWSDYIDEELLTKFEDETGIKLIYDVFDSNEVLETKMLAGGSGYDVVVPSGTFLQRQITAGAFQPLDLSKLPNASNMWDVIEARTAQYDPDNAHSINYMWGTTGIGINTAKVAEALGDDAPVGSLALVFDPANMEKLAACGVHFLDAPAEIIPAALAYIGEDPDSQDPDIIAKAEPVLSAIRPYVQKFHSSEYINALANGDICVAVGWSGDILQARDRADEADNGVVIAYNAPSEGALMWFDQMAIPVDAPNPDAAHKFLNFIMDAGNMAAASNYVYYANGNKASQPMLEEDVIGDPAIYPDAATLQNLYTTRPYPVKVQRKVTRMWTKIKSGI; from the coding sequence ATGACATTTAAAACGATGACACTCACCGCCATCATTGCGCTGAACAGTGCCGCTGCCATGGCCGAAGAAGTTCGCGTCTACAACTGGTCCGACTATATCGACGAAGAGCTGCTGACCAAGTTCGAAGACGAAACCGGCATCAAGCTGATCTATGATGTTTTCGACAGCAACGAGGTTCTGGAAACCAAAATGCTGGCGGGTGGCTCGGGTTATGATGTTGTGGTGCCTTCGGGGACATTCCTGCAGCGGCAGATAACGGCGGGCGCGTTCCAGCCACTGGATCTGTCCAAATTGCCCAACGCCAGCAACATGTGGGATGTGATCGAGGCGCGCACCGCCCAGTATGATCCCGACAACGCCCATTCGATCAACTACATGTGGGGCACCACCGGCATTGGCATCAACACTGCCAAAGTTGCCGAAGCCCTGGGTGACGACGCCCCAGTGGGATCGCTGGCACTGGTGTTTGATCCCGCCAACATGGAAAAACTGGCCGCCTGTGGCGTGCATTTCCTGGATGCTCCGGCTGAGATCATTCCGGCAGCCCTGGCCTACATCGGGGAAGACCCCGACAGTCAGGACCCGGACATCATCGCCAAGGCCGAACCCGTTTTGTCGGCCATTCGCCCCTATGTGCAAAAATTCCACAGCTCGGAATACATCAACGCATTGGCCAACGGTGACATCTGCGTGGCAGTCGGCTGGTCCGGCGACATCCTGCAGGCCCGTGACCGCGCTGACGAGGCCGACAATGGTGTGGTGATTGCCTATAACGCCCCCAGCGAAGGTGCGCTGATGTGGTTTGACCAAATGGCCATTCCCGTTGACGCCCCCAACCCCGACGCCGCCCACAAGTTCCTGAACTTCATCATGGATGCGGGCAACATGGCCGCAGCATCGAACTACGTCTATTACGCCAATGGTAACAAGGCGAGCCAGCCAATGCTGGAAGAAGACGTGATCGGCGACCCGGCCATCTACCCGGACGCAGCAACCTTGCAGAACCTGTATACCACCCGCCCCTACCCGGTAAAAGTACAGCGCAAAGTCACCCGCATGTGGACCAAGATCAAATCCGGCATCTAA
- a CDS encoding NAD(P)/FAD-dependent oxidoreductase has protein sequence MRRLYSNYAYGPGPRDHCWWDQTIAEPDWPVLNGTMDADVAIIGGGFTGISAALHLAEAGASVVVLEAESPGWGASGRNGGFCCLGGSKLSSAAMQRRFGDQATKIYEAGEVAAVSLVGELLDKYSINADSHSRGETQLAHSPRAMQRLRVEAEDMARNSQKVDLLEADQLAEQGLNGPFHGALTTPVGFGLNPRKYLFGLCRSAQTAGAQLFQRSGASRISQRDGKHVIATPNGTLRVSQLIIATNGYSSEDLPPWLAGRYLPTQSTVMVTRVLSEDELQKQGWFSDQMAYDSRNLLHYFRLMPDRRFLFGMRGGLLSSARSETAIRHKLRRDFDRMFAAWKDVETTHCWSGMVCLARNLVPFVGPVPEVKGMFAGLCYHGNGVAMGTYAGRLLSDLVLSQTSDLPYSPAIQSMPRFPLGRFRRLLMPPAYAALGLMD, from the coding sequence ATGCGGCGCCTTTACTCGAACTATGCCTATGGTCCTGGTCCGCGCGACCATTGTTGGTGGGACCAGACCATTGCAGAGCCCGATTGGCCGGTCCTCAACGGTACCATGGATGCCGATGTGGCAATAATCGGTGGCGGTTTTACAGGTATTTCCGCCGCTCTGCATCTGGCTGAAGCCGGCGCCAGCGTTGTGGTACTGGAGGCCGAATCCCCTGGTTGGGGTGCCTCAGGTCGCAATGGCGGATTTTGCTGTTTGGGAGGATCAAAGCTGAGCAGCGCGGCGATGCAACGGCGGTTCGGTGATCAGGCCACCAAAATCTATGAGGCCGGAGAAGTTGCCGCGGTCTCTTTGGTAGGTGAATTGCTCGATAAATATAGCATCAACGCCGACAGCCATTCGCGCGGCGAAACCCAACTGGCGCATTCACCACGCGCCATGCAACGCCTCCGCGTCGAAGCCGAAGATATGGCCAGAAACAGCCAGAAGGTCGACCTGCTGGAAGCAGATCAACTGGCAGAACAGGGGTTGAATGGTCCGTTCCACGGGGCCTTGACCACGCCAGTCGGCTTTGGCCTGAACCCCCGCAAGTATTTATTCGGCTTGTGCCGTTCAGCCCAGACAGCGGGCGCCCAACTGTTTCAACGCAGTGGCGCCAGCCGCATATCGCAGCGCGACGGAAAACATGTGATTGCCACTCCCAACGGAACATTGCGTGTCAGTCAGCTGATCATCGCAACCAATGGGTATTCCTCTGAGGACCTGCCGCCCTGGCTGGCGGGACGCTATTTGCCAACCCAGTCGACCGTCATGGTGACGCGGGTACTCAGCGAAGATGAGCTGCAAAAACAAGGCTGGTTCAGCGATCAGATGGCTTATGACAGTCGAAACCTGCTGCATTATTTTCGCCTGATGCCCGACCGCCGTTTCCTGTTTGGCATGCGCGGCGGACTTTTGTCCTCGGCCCGGTCTGAAACAGCGATCCGCCACAAACTTCGGCGCGATTTTGACCGTATGTTCGCCGCATGGAAGGACGTCGAAACAACGCATTGCTGGTCCGGCATGGTCTGCCTGGCACGCAACCTGGTGCCTTTTGTCGGCCCCGTACCCGAGGTAAAAGGCATGTTCGCAGGCCTGTGCTACCACGGAAACGGCGTTGCAATGGGAACCTATGCCGGGCGTTTGTTAAGCGATCTGGTGCTGAGCCAGACATCCGACCTGCCGTATTCCCCGGCGATCCAGTCGATGCCGCGCTTTCCGCTTGGCCGCTTTCGGCGTTTGCTGATGCCGCCTGCCTATGCCGCACTTGGGCTGATGGACTGA
- a CDS encoding ABC transporter ATP-binding protein: MADVSNLDAFVEFERVQKSYDGENLVVKDLNLSMPKGEFLTMLGPSGSGKTTCLMMLAGFETATHGDIRLGGTSINNIPPHKRGIGMVFQNYALFPHMTIAENLSFPLEVRKMGKSDREKKVMRALDMVEMGAFGGRRPSQLSGGQQQRIALARALVFEPELVLMDEPLGALDKQLREKMQFEITHLAHRLGITVVYVTHDQTEALTMSDRVAVFDDGRIQQLDPPDKLYEAPQNSFVAQFIGENNTLEGVVKEIKGGTALVQLDNGDLIDAKPVNVTKAGERTRVSIRPERVEFNKDRMPEGAHTLKAEVMEFIYMGDIFRTRLRVAGTDDFYVKTRNAPDQARLTPGQEIEIGWLAEDCRALDA, encoded by the coding sequence TTGGCTGATGTGTCAAACCTTGACGCGTTCGTAGAATTCGAACGTGTTCAAAAAAGTTACGACGGCGAAAACCTCGTTGTCAAAGACCTTAACCTTTCCATGCCCAAGGGCGAGTTCCTTACGATGCTCGGCCCCTCAGGATCCGGGAAGACCACCTGTTTGATGATGCTCGCCGGTTTTGAAACGGCAACCCACGGCGATATTCGTCTTGGCGGCACCTCTATCAACAACATCCCCCCGCACAAACGCGGCATCGGTATGGTGTTCCAGAACTACGCGCTATTTCCACATATGACGATTGCTGAAAACCTCAGCTTTCCGTTGGAAGTGCGCAAGATGGGCAAATCCGATCGCGAAAAGAAAGTGATGCGGGCGCTGGACATGGTAGAGATGGGGGCCTTTGGTGGTCGCCGTCCGTCGCAATTGTCCGGTGGTCAGCAACAGCGGATCGCCCTGGCGCGCGCCCTGGTGTTTGAACCCGAATTGGTGCTGATGGACGAACCGCTGGGCGCGCTGGATAAGCAGCTGCGCGAAAAGATGCAGTTTGAGATCACTCACCTTGCGCACCGTCTGGGCATTACCGTGGTCTACGTGACCCACGACCAGACCGAAGCCCTGACCATGTCAGACCGGGTTGCGGTGTTCGACGATGGCCGCATTCAGCAGTTGGATCCGCCAGATAAGCTGTACGAAGCGCCACAAAACAGTTTCGTCGCCCAGTTTATCGGTGAGAACAATACGCTGGAAGGCGTGGTCAAAGAGATCAAGGGTGGCACGGCGCTGGTTCAGTTGGACAACGGTGATCTGATCGACGCCAAGCCGGTCAATGTGACCAAGGCCGGCGAGCGCACTCGTGTTTCGATCCGCCCTGAGCGGGTCGAGTTCAATAAAGACCGGATGCCAGAGGGCGCCCATACGCTGAAAGCGGAAGTGATGGAGTTCATTTACATGGGCGATATCTTCCGCACCCGCTTGCGGGTTGCTGGCACCGACGACTTCTATGTCAAAACCCGTAATGCACCCGATCAGGCGCGTCTGACACCTGGCCAGGAGATCGAAATTGGCTGGCTGGCAGAAGACTGCCGCGCACTGGACGCCTGA
- a CDS encoding aspartate aminotransferase family protein, with protein MSAITNHLPTAELQALDAAHHMHPFTTNDELAEKGVRIITRASGIYLTDSEGNEILDAMAGLWCVNIGYGRDELADVAARQMRELPYYNTFFMTTHVPVIALAKKIAELAPGDLNHVFFAGSGSEANDTNIRMVRHYWAEKGKPTKSIIISRNNAYHGSSVGSGSLGGMSAMHAQGGLPIPDIHHIEQPHWWAEGGDMDPEEFGLQRAQELEKAILELGEDRVAAFIAEPVQGAGGVIIPPASYWPEIQRICDKYEILLIADEVICGFGRTGNWFGSETMGIRPDIMTIAKGLSSGYAPIGGSIVSDEVAAVIGASEFNHGYTYSGHPVAAAVALENLRILEEEGVVAHVRDVAGPYLKEKWEALGDHPLVGEAKIVGMMGSIALVPNKNSRAPFAEAGTAGFVCRERCFANNLVMRHVGDRMIISPPLVITTEEIDVMIGRARTALDECYAELQKRNLLSVD; from the coding sequence ATGAGTGCGATCACCAATCATTTGCCCACAGCCGAGCTACAGGCCCTGGATGCGGCGCATCACATGCATCCATTTACCACCAACGACGAGTTGGCGGAAAAAGGTGTCCGCATTATCACGCGGGCCAGTGGCATCTACCTGACCGACAGCGAAGGCAACGAAATCCTCGACGCCATGGCGGGTCTGTGGTGCGTCAACATTGGCTATGGGCGTGATGAGCTGGCCGACGTGGCCGCCCGCCAAATGCGCGAGCTGCCTTATTACAACACCTTCTTCATGACCACGCATGTGCCGGTCATTGCGCTGGCCAAAAAAATCGCCGAACTGGCGCCGGGTGATCTGAACCATGTATTCTTTGCGGGTTCGGGCTCCGAGGCGAATGACACCAACATCCGCATGGTGCGCCATTACTGGGCGGAAAAGGGCAAGCCAACCAAGTCGATAATCATCAGTCGCAACAACGCCTATCACGGCTCCTCGGTGGGCAGTGGATCGCTGGGCGGGATGAGCGCAATGCATGCCCAGGGTGGTTTGCCGATCCCAGACATCCACCACATTGAGCAGCCGCATTGGTGGGCCGAAGGCGGTGATATGGACCCCGAGGAATTTGGTCTGCAGCGGGCGCAAGAGCTGGAAAAGGCGATTTTGGAGCTGGGTGAAGATCGTGTTGCAGCGTTTATCGCCGAACCTGTTCAGGGCGCCGGTGGGGTCATTATACCGCCAGCCAGCTATTGGCCGGAAATTCAGCGCATCTGCGACAAGTATGAAATCCTGCTGATCGCGGACGAGGTGATCTGCGGCTTTGGCCGGACCGGCAATTGGTTTGGCAGTGAGACCATGGGCATCCGCCCTGACATCATGACCATCGCCAAGGGGCTTAGCTCGGGCTATGCGCCGATCGGCGGATCGATTGTCAGCGATGAAGTTGCAGCGGTCATTGGCGCCAGTGAATTCAACCACGGCTATACATATTCAGGTCATCCGGTGGCCGCTGCGGTGGCGCTGGAAAACCTGCGCATCCTGGAAGAAGAGGGCGTTGTCGCGCATGTGCGCGACGTAGCCGGACCTTATCTTAAGGAAAAGTGGGAAGCGCTGGGCGACCATCCACTGGTGGGTGAGGCCAAGATTGTTGGCATGATGGGGTCGATTGCGCTGGTGCCCAATAAAAATAGCAGGGCGCCGTTTGCAGAGGCCGGCACCGCCGGGTTTGTGTGCCGGGAACGGTGTTTTGCCAACAACCTGGTGATGCGCCATGTCGGCGACCGGATGATTATCTCACCGCCGCTGGTGATCACCACAGAAGAAATAGATGTGATGATCGGGCGTGCACGCACCGCACTGGATGAATGCTATGCCGAGCTGCAAAAGCGAAACCTGCTGAGCGTCGACTGA
- a CDS encoding phosphotransferase: MTFEFEADLFAHIAVRGLAVENPERLAGGRSNLVWRAGSVVIKLYQQPGENPLFANDALREGASLKALAGTGLAPKFLDAGMFNGCKWLAYSHIEGTVWQQDTAHVAQLLGRLHDQAGFSGLPMGCNGSADLTEQTLTVLAQCNSSNPLRGLAPSGQVAACKNPVVIHGDPVPGNLVDHGGTLTLIDWQCPQLGDPAEDLALFLSPAMQLLYRGTQLTRLEEDAFLGAYPDRRVVTRLLALKPWFHWRMAAYCLWRSGQSNQGSHRDHDAMVLELEALQSISPSAA, encoded by the coding sequence ATGACTTTTGAATTTGAGGCCGATCTGTTTGCCCATATCGCGGTGCGGGGATTGGCAGTGGAAAACCCCGAACGATTGGCCGGTGGGCGATCGAACCTGGTCTGGCGCGCCGGCTCTGTGGTTATTAAGCTTTATCAGCAGCCGGGCGAGAACCCATTGTTTGCCAATGATGCCTTGCGGGAAGGGGCCAGCCTAAAAGCTTTGGCCGGGACTGGATTGGCACCGAAATTTCTGGATGCAGGCATGTTCAATGGCTGCAAGTGGTTAGCATACAGTCATATTGAGGGCACTGTTTGGCAGCAAGACACGGCCCATGTGGCGCAACTGCTGGGGCGTTTGCACGATCAGGCTGGCTTTTCCGGCTTGCCGATGGGATGCAATGGCAGCGCCGACCTAACTGAACAAACTCTGACGGTACTGGCGCAATGTAACAGTTCAAATCCGCTGCGCGGGCTGGCGCCCTCGGGGCAGGTCGCCGCCTGTAAAAACCCGGTGGTGATCCACGGCGATCCGGTTCCCGGTAATCTGGTGGACCATGGCGGCACCCTGACGCTGATTGACTGGCAATGCCCACAGCTAGGGGACCCGGCTGAGGATCTGGCGCTTTTTCTGTCCCCGGCGATGCAATTGCTGTACCGGGGGACACAGCTGACGCGTCTTGAGGAAGACGCTTTTCTGGGCGCTTATCCGGATCGAAGGGTGGTGACGCGACTGCTGGCATTGAAACCCTGGTTTCACTGGCGCATGGCAGCCTATTGCCTGTGGAGGTCAGGCCAGAGCAACCAGGGCAGTCACCGCGATCACGATGCGATGGTGCTGGAACTGGAGGCTCTTCAGTCCATCAGCCCAAGTGCGGCATAG
- a CDS encoding ABC transporter ATP-binding protein, translating into MTTIEFEPWNDPQEKPLIHFQNITKRFGSFVAIDNLTIDIYEREFYALLGPSGCGKTTLMRMLAGFETPTEGTILLAGQDIVSVPPNKRATNMMFQSYALFPHLSIWENIAFGLKRQAMPKADINDRVEEMLRLTRLEQFARRKPHQISGGQRQRVALARSLAKAPKLLLLDEPMGALDKKLRQETQFELMDIQEKTGTTFMIVTHDQEEAMTVASRVAVMDHGKIIQVATPDRIYETPNSVYVADFIGDVNIIQGTTTANGKDSYAIAWADAQAPLTANSNQPFSDGQNCHLAIRPEKVAISADKPEDAANAVQGKILDIAYLGNISTYHVELPTGVVIKAQAANTRRISRRSYTWEDTVWLSWTATAGVLLAS; encoded by the coding sequence TTGACCACTATTGAATTCGAACCCTGGAATGATCCGCAGGAAAAACCGCTGATCCATTTCCAGAACATCACCAAACGGTTTGGCTCCTTTGTCGCCATCGACAATCTGACCATCGATATCTACGAGCGCGAATTCTACGCACTTCTGGGTCCGTCTGGTTGTGGCAAAACCACCCTGATGCGCATGCTGGCCGGGTTTGAGACACCAACCGAAGGCACCATTCTTCTGGCCGGTCAGGACATCGTCTCGGTGCCGCCGAACAAGCGCGCAACCAACATGATGTTCCAGTCCTACGCGCTGTTCCCACATCTCTCAATCTGGGAGAACATCGCCTTTGGCCTGAAACGCCAAGCTATGCCCAAAGCAGATATCAATGATCGGGTCGAAGAAATGCTGCGGCTGACCCGGCTGGAACAATTCGCCAGGCGCAAGCCGCATCAGATCTCTGGCGGGCAGCGGCAACGGGTGGCGCTGGCGCGATCCCTGGCCAAGGCGCCAAAACTGCTGCTGTTGGATGAACCCATGGGGGCGCTCGACAAGAAGCTGCGCCAGGAAACCCAGTTTGAACTGATGGATATCCAAGAAAAAACCGGCACCACCTTTATGATCGTGACCCACGACCAGGAAGAGGCGATGACAGTGGCCAGCCGGGTGGCGGTGATGGACCACGGCAAGATCATCCAGGTGGCCACGCCAGACCGGATATATGAAACCCCAAATTCTGTCTATGTTGCTGATTTTATTGGCGATGTGAATATCATCCAAGGCACAACCACAGCCAATGGCAAAGACAGCTACGCCATCGCCTGGGCGGATGCACAGGCACCGCTGACCGCCAATTCAAACCAGCCATTCTCGGATGGGCAAAACTGCCATCTGGCCATTCGTCCGGAAAAAGTGGCGATCTCGGCCGATAAACCCGAAGACGCGGCGAATGCAGTGCAGGGCAAGATTCTGGACATTGCCTATCTCGGCAACATTTCCACCTATCACGTCGAGCTGCCAACTGGCGTGGTGATCAAGGCACAGGCCGCAAATACCCGGCGAATCTCGCGACGCAGTTACACTTGGGAAGACACTGTCTGGCTGTCCTGGACCGCCACGGCCGGCGTGCTACTGGCCAGCTGA
- a CDS encoding GntR family transcriptional regulator, giving the protein MTTTKNASLPVPDSGAKAPAHETVYQTLRGQILFGELAPGQAVTIQGLTEALNVGMTPVREAIRRLISDGALVFQGNRRVSVPVLRLEDLDELSYARKTIECELARRATLRITAEHIAVLTRIDDALDRAISAGDVAGYLAQNYAFHTALYQHARAPILTDLADRMWLRFGPSLRVVCGRLGTQSFPDRHKDILDALRKADPELAALAMERDVMQGMEQVSQGIAAVS; this is encoded by the coding sequence GTGACTACCACCAAAAATGCAAGCCTACCGGTGCCGGATAGCGGCGCCAAAGCCCCGGCGCATGAGACCGTTTATCAGACGTTACGAGGGCAGATTCTGTTTGGCGAACTGGCGCCTGGGCAGGCGGTGACAATCCAGGGTCTGACCGAGGCGTTGAACGTCGGCATGACGCCGGTGCGCGAAGCGATCCGTCGGCTGATTTCGGACGGGGCGCTGGTCTTTCAGGGCAACCGCCGGGTGTCCGTACCGGTGCTGCGCCTTGAGGATCTTGATGAGCTCAGTTATGCAAGAAAAACAATAGAGTGTGAGCTAGCGCGGCGGGCAACTTTACGTATTACTGCTGAACATATTGCGGTGCTTACTCGTATAGATGATGCTTTGGACCGGGCTATCTCTGCCGGTGATGTGGCCGGTTACCTGGCCCAGAACTATGCCTTCCACACGGCGTTGTACCAGCATGCCAGGGCGCCGATATTGACGGATCTGGCGGACCGGATGTGGCTGCGGTTTGGCCCGTCCCTGCGGGTGGTCTGTGGTCGTCTCGGCACCCAGAGCTTTCCTGACCGTCACAAGGACATCCTCGACGCGCTGCGAAAGGCCGATCCGGAATTGGCAGCACTGGCGATGGAACGGGACGTCATGCAGGGCATGGAACAGGTGAGCCAGGGAATAGCCGCAGTTAGCTGA
- a CDS encoding ABC transporter permease subunit, whose protein sequence is MRRFLLIAPPYAWLLLLFLTPFAIVVKISLSDIALAIPPYVPKFSWDEGIWAYLNQLDFENFIFLTEDNLYWKAYLSSFKIAAISTALTLLVGYPIAYGMTRVPSEWRPTLMMLVILPFWTSFLIRVYAWMGILSNEGYLNQLLLWTGIIDTPLTILNTNTAVYIGIVYTYLPFMILPIYSALERLDDSLIEAAEDLGCSRLTAFWLVTIPLSKTGIIAGCFLVFIPALGEFVIPSLLGGSNSLMIGKVLWEEFFSNRDWPVASAVAVILLLLLVIPIVLFQRNQQNQQEAEQ, encoded by the coding sequence ATGCGCCGTTTTCTCCTGATCGCCCCCCCCTATGCCTGGCTGCTGCTGCTGTTTCTGACACCCTTTGCTATCGTGGTGAAAATCTCTCTGTCGGATATCGCGTTGGCGATTCCACCCTATGTCCCGAAATTCAGCTGGGATGAAGGGATCTGGGCCTATCTCAACCAGCTTGATTTTGAGAACTTCATCTTCCTGACCGAGGACAATCTATACTGGAAGGCCTACCTGAGTTCCTTCAAAATCGCCGCGATCTCAACCGCGCTGACGCTGCTGGTTGGTTATCCGATCGCTTATGGCATGACGCGGGTGCCCTCGGAATGGCGACCAACCCTGATGATGTTGGTGATCCTACCCTTCTGGACCTCGTTCCTGATCCGGGTCTACGCCTGGATGGGCATTCTCAGCAACGAGGGCTATTTGAACCAGTTGTTGTTGTGGACCGGCATCATCGACACACCGCTGACCATCCTCAACACCAATACCGCCGTCTACATCGGCATTGTCTACACCTACCTGCCCTTCATGATCCTACCGATCTATTCCGCACTGGAACGTTTGGACGATTCGCTGATCGAGGCCGCCGAAGACCTGGGCTGTTCGCGGCTTACTGCCTTCTGGCTAGTGACAATTCCTCTCTCCAAAACAGGCATCATCGCCGGTTGTTTTCTGGTCTTCATCCCGGCACTTGGAGAATTTGTGATCCCATCTCTCTTGGGTGGCTCGAACTCGCTGATGATCGGCAAAGTGCTGTGGGAGGAGTTTTTCTCCAACCGGGATTGGCCAGTCGCCAGCGCGGTGGCGGTGATTCTGCTGCTCCTCCTGGTGATCCCAATCGTGCTGTTCCAACGCAATCAGCAAAACCAACAAGAGGCAGAACAATGA
- a CDS encoding flagellar hook capping FlgD N-terminal domain-containing protein: protein MTTAVSTATAVATTTSAATTTATQKSDYETFLIMLTAQAKYQDPLEPMDSSEYASQLAQFSMVEKQTENNDILSSIAQQIGLANMAAMSGWVGMEARAAAPGYFDGSTPITIAPNPAAASDTVQLVVSDSDGTEVQRVTLPVSADAYEWDGVDDDGSAFASGSYTFVVESIANGEVLMSEMAEVYSNVAETQMQGTNVVLILEGGSAILASSVTALRSSDS, encoded by the coding sequence ATGACCACAGCCGTTAGTACAGCCACTGCAGTGGCAACCACGACAAGCGCAGCAACCACGACTGCCACTCAAAAATCTGATTATGAAACATTTCTCATAATGCTGACCGCACAGGCGAAGTATCAAGATCCGCTGGAGCCGATGGATTCGTCGGAATATGCATCGCAGCTGGCACAGTTTTCGATGGTCGAAAAGCAAACTGAAAACAACGATATCTTGTCGTCAATTGCCCAACAAATTGGTTTGGCGAACATGGCGGCGATGTCGGGCTGGGTTGGCATGGAGGCGAGGGCTGCCGCGCCAGGATATTTTGATGGATCAACGCCGATTACTATTGCGCCAAACCCAGCGGCCGCCTCGGACACCGTTCAACTGGTGGTCAGTGATTCTGATGGGACTGAGGTGCAGCGTGTCACGTTGCCGGTTTCTGCGGACGCCTATGAATGGGACGGTGTGGATGATGATGGTTCGGCATTTGCCAGCGGAAGCTACACTTTTGTGGTCGAAAGTATCGCAAATGGCGAAGTGCTGATGTCAGAAATGGCCGAAGTCTATTCCAATGTGGCGGAAACTCAGATGCAGGGCACTAATGTGGTCTTGATTCTTGAAGGTGGGTCGGCGATTTTGGCCTCATCGGTGACCGCACTACGTAGTTCAGACAGCTAG
- a CDS encoding ABC transporter permease: MNKTSWFNVVSLTLGFAFLYIPMIILIIFSFNESKLVTVWAGFSTKWYGELMQNEAFLNAAWVTIKVAVFSSTLATVLGTMAAYVMVRGGRFRGRTLFSGMIYAPLVMPEVITGLSLLLLFIGIGLDRGVLTIVLAHTTFSMCYVSVVVSSRLVTFDRSLEEAALDLGCSPAQAFRLVTLPIIAPAVISGWLLAFTLSLDDLVIASFTTGPSATTLPIKIFSAVRLGVSPEINALSTIMIAIVTFGVITTSLVTKHQMVRQKREEQEAVRS, from the coding sequence ATGAACAAAACCAGCTGGTTCAATGTGGTATCCCTGACACTGGGGTTTGCCTTTCTCTATATTCCGATGATCATCCTGATTATTTTCAGCTTCAACGAAAGCAAACTGGTCACTGTCTGGGCCGGGTTTTCGACCAAGTGGTATGGCGAGCTGATGCAGAACGAAGCCTTTCTCAATGCCGCATGGGTGACCATCAAGGTGGCGGTGTTCTCGTCAACCCTTGCCACGGTTTTGGGAACGATGGCAGCCTATGTGATGGTACGCGGAGGCCGCTTCCGGGGCCGTACCCTGTTTTCCGGCATGATCTATGCGCCACTGGTGATGCCCGAAGTCATCACTGGTCTGTCGCTTCTGTTGCTGTTCATCGGTATCGGCTTGGACCGTGGCGTGCTGACCATTGTGCTGGCCCATACCACTTTTTCGATGTGCTATGTCTCAGTTGTGGTGTCTTCGCGGCTAGTCACCTTTGACCGTTCACTGGAAGAGGCCGCGCTGGATCTGGGCTGTTCCCCAGCGCAGGCGTTCCGGTTGGTGACCCTGCCGATCATTGCCCCGGCGGTGATTTCCGGCTGGTTGCTGGCCTTTACCCTGTCGCTGGATGATCTGGTGATCGCATCCTTTACCACCGGCCCCTCTGCAACCACCCTGCCAATTAAGATTTTCTCGGCAGTGCGGCTGGGGGTCAGCCCCGAAATCAACGCACTATCCACGATCATGATTGCCATTGTCACATTTGGAGTGATCACCACATCTCTGGTCACCAAACATCAAATGGTCCGGCAAAAACGCGAAGAGCAAGAAGCGGTGCGCAGCTGA